A genomic region of Sander vitreus isolate 19-12246 chromosome 11, sanVit1, whole genome shotgun sequence contains the following coding sequences:
- the ikzf2 gene encoding zinc finger protein Helios, whose amino-acid sequence MEAPDGYCASNGQCSPGKENSRMLADTSSPNGQTVPQGPNSPSELTIKQEEETAEEADNRSPGLGEIGQTGEEGVALEESMTGSPSNLQDGLSEPNMTADAGSRQPNGDRPFQCNQCGVSFTQKGNLLRHIKLHTGEKPFKCPFCSYACRRRDALSGHLRTHAVGKPHKCNYCGRSYKQRTSLEEHKERCHSYLQGIGLDPNTSTGPYTGEVAKEPRPMAEPNTMATFDRPPVIERLHSNVGKRKSTTPQKFVGEKMVRYRYPELGYEMGLKYEKQHELMSAHMMDQAISNAITYLGSDTLQPMLHHPGPPISMAEGVPMVTPLFHHVLPLGQQTERPGNCDTLPPQPTQPHDFPSHPTTNGPTALTRQGKLRQPGQEESPSNSGVDSADSARSSPHERQGYHRNNPTPGLRSRASPVVYSGERVTEASSRSGAGMRTGIMRVATERPVNQEGVRVFGREGQELRAFQCEHCRVLFLDHVMYTIHMGCHGYREPLECNICGHRSKDRYEFSSHIVRGEHTFQ is encoded by the exons ATGGAGGCTCCCGATGGTTACTGTGCTA GTAACGGCCAATGCTCTCCCGGTAAGGAGAACTCGAGAATGTTGGCGGATACATCATCACCTAATGGACAGACAGTTCCTCAGGGTCCTAATTCCCCCAGTG aacTGACAATTAAGCAAGAGGAAGAAACAGCGGAGGAGGCTGACAACAGAAGCCCAGGACTTGGTGAAATAGGCCAAACTGGGGAGGAAGGAGTAGCATTGGAGGAATCCATGACTGGCAGCCCAAGCAATTTACAGGATGGATTATCTGAGCCAAACATGACAGCTGATGCAGGAAGTCGACAACCAAACG GTGACAGGCCGTTCCAGTGTAACCAGTGTGGCGTCTCATTCACCCAGAAGGGAAACCTGCTGCGACACATCAAGCTGCACACAGGCGAAAAACCCTTCAAATGCCCGTTCTGCAGCTACGCCTGCCGGCGGCGCGATGCCCTCAGTGGGCATTTGCGCACTCATGCTG TTGGCAAACCACACAAGTGTAACTACTGTGGGCGAAGCTACAAACAGCGCACTTCCCTGGAGGAACATAAAGAGCGCTGCCATAGTTACCTGCAGGGTATCGGCTTGGATCCTAACACCAGCACTGGCCCTTACACAG GTGAAGTCGCTAAAGAGCCGAGGCCCATGGCAGAGCCCAACACCATGGCTACCTTTGATCGGCCACCTGTTATTGAAAGGCTGCACAGCAACGTGGGCAAGAGGAAGAGCACCACGCCTCAGAAATTTGTGG GTGAAAAGATGGTACGCTACAGGTACCCTGAACTAGGCTATGAGATGGGCCTAAAGTATGAGAAGCAACATGAACTGATGTCGGCCCACATGATGGATCAGGCCATCAGCAATGCCATAACATACCTAGGATCGGACACTCTTCAGCCCATGCTGCACCATCCAGGCCCTCCTATCTCTATGGCTGAAGGTGTGCCCATGGTCACCCCCCTCTTCCACCATGTCCTGCCATTGGGCCAACAAACAGAGCGTCCAGGAAACTGTGACACGCTGCCACCACAGCCAACTCAGCCCCATGACTTCCCCAGCCATCCCACCACAAATGGCCCCACTGCTTTAACCAGGCAGGGAAAACTGCGCCAGCCAGGGCAAGAAGAATCTCCCAGCAACAGTGGAGTTGATTCTGCTGACTCAGCTCGCAGCAGCCCTCACGAGAGGCAGGGCTACCACAGGAACAACCCCACTCCCGGCCTCAGGTCTCGAGCCAGTCCAGTGGTTTATTCAGGTGAGCGGGTGACAGAAGCATCATCCAGAAGTGGGGCAGGAATGAGGACTGGAATAATGCGAGTGGCTACAGAGAGGCCTGTGAACCAGGAAGGGGTGCGGGTGTTTGGACGAGAGGGCCAAGAGTTGCGAGCCTTCCAGTGCGAGCATTGTCGGGTGCTCTTCCTGGACCATGTCATGTACACCATCCACATGGGTTGCCACGGATACAGAGAACCATTGGAGTGCAACATCTGTGGTCACCGCAGCAAAGACCGCTATGAGTTTTCCTCTCACATAGTCCGTGGTGAACACACCTTCCAGTAA